A single window of Archangium gephyra DNA harbors:
- a CDS encoding trifunctional serine/threonine-protein kinase/ATP-binding protein/sensor histidine kinase: MRHPPGGSFPSPPPDSWPPSRLYGRETPIAQLLRGFERVVQEGRSELILVCGYSGIGKSSVVHALREPVARKQGFFLSGKADQFQQHIPYATLAQALRALTERLLAGPEEQLARWRQRLREALGGQGQLLVDVVPLLEQVLGRQPALPELPAGEAQHRFHRLVQRFLGVFATSSHPLVLFLDDLQWIDLASLQLLQYLLTRPETPPLLLLGAYRDNEVSPSHALALALRELREEGVRMSQLRLEPLSREHVQQLVAESLPGAAESTAGPLAALVHEKTGGNPFFVTRFLLTLHQDGLLSRTPEGEWRWDAAGVRARGYSDNVADFMVSRLRQLPVRTQQLLQLAACVGNVFPRQLLVIVSGAEPGEVEAGLEEAQREGMLVAQGPEQYRFLHDRIQQAAHALIPVREREAVHLRIGRLLLARLSPGELHEKIFDVVGQLNAGGALISDAGERHRLARLNAEAGGKARAATAFRSAVDHFVLAFSLIPGEPWETDPELAFKLQLDRAHGEFMSGNAAEARHLVEALRPRVRTRVQLASVYRLQNDILLAANDIQGAITCLLECLAQMGMPMPSHPSREEVEAANAEVWALMGERSIERLVELPLMTDPDTQAVMDVLAALFTPAIYSDPNLLALHLCRMVSLSLQHGNTEASVHGYGWYGLVLGALFERYQEGHAFGLLACALVERHGFSAARGRALYALEMTSCWVRPLSLSLRHVRDAFLHALQGGDFQIACYCSNHIVTDRLTLGHPLEEVYQESVARLAFARRADFPAVEDVIHHVQCYVQQMRGLSRSFETLSSDTFDEDAFEAGMASEHMGACWYWIIKLQSRFMSGDFPRALEAGNRAAGLTWTSLGHIQLLSFHLYRALALAACYPAAAPEEQRRYLEDLRRHHRQLAEWGSHCPENFRAPERMVFAELSRLDGHLEEALKAYEEAIHSARAHGFLQNEGLASELAARFWRERQAVTVSDTYARQAREAYSKWGALGKVQQLEAQWPQLVSLVAPASSSSEPGTAPQVEALAAVRAISGELELERLGAALVRVAVEHAAAQRGVLLLAQDGALSVVASSAPGEEALPWSLLSYAQRTGEHVLIADASLPHPFSSEVYFGRGRLQSVLCLPLGSQEKLQGLLYLENTESSHAFTPARLSLLGHLAAQAALLLGSARRYAELQRSEATLRGANEALAQRVEEQTWRLEQAQARLADASREAGLSEMAASVLHNVGNVLTSALLNAQMLNEKVGASRMVRLKQLTDLLETHRERLGEFLTREPQGAQLLNYLFSLADELLREHASMTQSAGKLTEHLEHLRAILQVQQSYSRGSLLPEEFSLSQLIEDALSIQLPALQRHGITVTREFRAQPRARLDKHRVLQILINLLTNARNAMSEMPAERRLLHVRLDAEGSTARIQVVDSGKGVAPEHRERLFSQGFTTRADGQGLGLHSSALAAKSLGGRLTLESEGPGQGATATLELPLA, from the coding sequence ATGCGACACCCTCCCGGCGGTTCCTTCCCCAGTCCACCGCCAGACTCGTGGCCCCCCTCCCGCCTGTATGGACGGGAGACGCCCATCGCCCAATTGCTGCGGGGCTTCGAGCGGGTCGTCCAGGAAGGCCGGTCGGAGCTCATCCTGGTGTGTGGCTACTCCGGCATCGGCAAGTCCTCGGTGGTGCACGCGCTGCGAGAGCCCGTGGCCCGGAAGCAGGGATTCTTCCTGAGCGGGAAGGCCGATCAGTTCCAGCAGCACATCCCCTACGCCACCCTGGCCCAGGCCCTCCGCGCCTTGACGGAGCGGCTCCTGGCGGGCCCGGAGGAACAGCTCGCCCGGTGGCGCCAGCGGCTGCGCGAGGCCCTGGGCGGGCAGGGACAGCTCCTCGTGGACGTGGTGCCCCTGCTCGAGCAGGTGCTGGGCCGGCAGCCCGCCCTCCCGGAGCTGCCCGCCGGTGAGGCTCAGCATCGCTTCCACCGGTTGGTCCAGCGGTTCCTCGGCGTGTTCGCCACGTCCTCGCACCCGCTCGTCCTGTTCCTGGATGACCTGCAGTGGATAGACCTGGCCAGCCTCCAGCTCCTCCAATACCTGCTCACCCGCCCGGAGACGCCGCCGCTGCTGCTGCTGGGCGCCTACCGCGACAACGAGGTGAGTCCCTCCCATGCGCTGGCGCTGGCCCTGAGGGAGCTGCGCGAGGAGGGCGTCCGGATGTCGCAGCTGCGGCTCGAGCCGCTGAGCCGCGAGCACGTCCAGCAACTCGTCGCGGAGTCGCTCCCGGGAGCGGCGGAGAGCACGGCCGGGCCCCTGGCCGCCCTGGTGCATGAGAAGACCGGTGGCAACCCCTTCTTCGTCACCCGCTTCTTGCTGACGTTGCACCAGGACGGCCTGCTGTCCCGGACACCCGAGGGAGAGTGGCGGTGGGATGCCGCGGGCGTGCGGGCCCGGGGCTACTCCGACAACGTCGCCGACTTCATGGTGAGCCGGTTGCGCCAGCTTCCCGTCCGGACGCAGCAGTTGCTGCAGCTCGCCGCGTGCGTGGGCAATGTCTTCCCGCGCCAGCTCCTGGTCATCGTCTCCGGCGCGGAGCCGGGCGAGGTGGAGGCGGGCCTGGAGGAGGCGCAGCGCGAGGGCATGCTGGTGGCCCAGGGACCGGAGCAGTACCGGTTCCTCCACGACCGCATCCAGCAGGCGGCCCATGCGCTCATCCCCGTGCGGGAGCGGGAGGCCGTGCACCTGCGCATCGGCCGCCTGTTGCTGGCGCGGCTGTCCCCGGGGGAGCTCCACGAGAAGATCTTCGACGTGGTGGGCCAGCTCAACGCGGGAGGGGCGCTGATCTCCGACGCGGGGGAGCGTCATCGCCTCGCCCGGCTGAACGCCGAGGCCGGTGGGAAGGCCCGGGCCGCGACCGCGTTCCGCTCGGCGGTGGACCACTTCGTGTTGGCCTTCTCCCTCATCCCCGGGGAGCCCTGGGAGACGGACCCCGAGCTGGCGTTCAAGCTCCAGCTGGACCGGGCCCACGGTGAGTTCATGAGCGGCAACGCCGCCGAGGCCCGCCACCTGGTGGAGGCGCTCCGGCCGCGGGTCCGCACCCGTGTGCAGCTGGCCTCCGTCTACCGCCTGCAGAACGACATCCTCCTCGCCGCCAACGACATCCAGGGCGCCATCACCTGCCTCCTGGAGTGCCTGGCCCAGATGGGCATGCCCATGCCGTCCCACCCCTCCCGCGAGGAGGTGGAGGCCGCCAACGCGGAGGTGTGGGCCCTGATGGGGGAGCGCTCCATCGAGCGCCTCGTCGAGCTGCCCCTCATGACCGACCCGGACACCCAGGCGGTCATGGACGTGCTCGCCGCGCTGTTCACGCCGGCCATCTACAGCGATCCGAACCTGCTCGCGCTCCACCTGTGCCGGATGGTCTCCCTGAGCCTCCAGCACGGCAACACCGAGGCGTCCGTCCACGGCTACGGCTGGTACGGCCTGGTGCTGGGAGCCCTCTTCGAGCGGTACCAGGAAGGCCATGCCTTCGGACTGCTCGCGTGCGCGCTCGTCGAGCGCCACGGCTTCTCCGCCGCGCGGGGGCGGGCGCTCTACGCCCTGGAGATGACGAGCTGCTGGGTCCGGCCCCTGTCCCTCTCGCTGCGGCATGTGCGCGACGCCTTCCTCCACGCGCTGCAGGGTGGGGATTTCCAGATCGCCTGCTATTGCAGCAACCACATCGTCACGGACCGCCTCACCCTGGGGCACCCCCTGGAGGAGGTCTACCAGGAGTCCGTCGCGCGCCTCGCCTTCGCACGCCGCGCCGACTTCCCGGCCGTGGAGGACGTCATCCACCACGTCCAGTGTTACGTGCAGCAGATGCGCGGGCTGTCGCGCTCGTTCGAGACGCTGAGCAGCGACACCTTCGACGAGGACGCCTTCGAGGCGGGCATGGCCTCCGAGCACATGGGCGCCTGCTGGTATTGGATCATCAAGCTGCAGTCGCGCTTCATGAGCGGCGATTTCCCCCGCGCGCTGGAGGCGGGCAACCGGGCCGCCGGGCTCACCTGGACGTCGCTCGGCCACATCCAGCTGCTGAGCTTCCACCTCTACCGGGCGCTGGCCCTGGCGGCGTGCTACCCGGCGGCGGCGCCCGAGGAGCAGCGGCGGTACCTCGAGGACCTGCGGCGGCACCACCGGCAACTGGCGGAGTGGGGGAGCCATTGCCCCGAGAACTTCCGTGCCCCCGAGCGGATGGTGTTCGCGGAGCTGTCCCGGCTCGACGGCCACCTGGAGGAGGCACTCAAGGCCTACGAGGAGGCCATCCACTCCGCCCGCGCGCACGGCTTCCTCCAGAACGAGGGCCTCGCCAGTGAGCTCGCGGCGCGGTTCTGGCGCGAGCGGCAGGCCGTCACCGTCTCCGACACCTATGCCCGGCAGGCCCGCGAGGCCTATTCGAAGTGGGGCGCCCTGGGGAAGGTCCAGCAGCTGGAGGCGCAGTGGCCCCAGCTCGTTTCCCTCGTGGCTCCTGCTTCCTCCTCGTCCGAGCCCGGGACGGCTCCGCAGGTGGAGGCGCTCGCCGCGGTGCGGGCCATCTCCGGGGAGCTGGAGCTCGAGCGGCTGGGGGCGGCGCTGGTGCGCGTGGCCGTCGAGCACGCGGCGGCTCAGCGCGGGGTCTTGCTGCTCGCCCAGGATGGCGCGCTCTCGGTCGTGGCGAGCTCGGCGCCCGGGGAGGAGGCGCTGCCCTGGAGTCTGCTCTCCTACGCGCAGCGCACCGGGGAGCACGTGCTCATCGCCGACGCCTCCCTGCCGCATCCGTTCTCCTCCGAGGTCTACTTCGGGCGTGGCCGGCTCCAGTCGGTGCTCTGCCTGCCGCTGGGGAGCCAGGAGAAGCTCCAGGGGCTGCTATACCTGGAGAACACCGAGTCTTCCCATGCCTTCACCCCGGCGCGTCTGTCATTGCTCGGGCACCTGGCCGCTCAAGCCGCGCTCCTGCTCGGGAGCGCGCGGCGGTACGCCGAGCTCCAGCGCTCCGAGGCCACACTGCGTGGCGCCAACGAGGCGCTCGCGCAGCGCGTGGAGGAGCAGACGTGGCGGCTTGAGCAGGCCCAGGCCCGGCTGGCGGACGCCTCGCGTGAGGCGGGCCTGAGCGAGATGGCCGCCAGCGTGCTCCACAACGTGGGCAACGTCCTCACCAGCGCCCTGCTCAACGCCCAGATGCTCAACGAGAAGGTGGGGGCCTCGCGCATGGTCCGGCTCAAGCAACTCACGGACCTGCTCGAGACGCATCGGGAGCGGCTGGGGGAGTTCCTGACGCGGGAGCCTCAAGGTGCTCAGCTGTTGAACTACCTCTTCAGCCTGGCCGATGAGCTGTTGCGCGAGCACGCGTCGATGACGCAGAGCGCGGGGAAGTTGACGGAGCACCTCGAGCACCTGCGCGCCATCCTCCAGGTGCAGCAGTCCTATTCGCGCGGCTCGCTGCTGCCCGAGGAGTTCTCGCTCTCGCAGCTCATCGAGGATGCCTTGAGCATCCAGCTGCCCGCGCTCCAGCGCCACGGCATCACCGTGACGCGGGAGTTCCGCGCGCAACCCAGGGCACGGCTGGACAAGCACCGGGTGCTGCAGATCCTCATCAACCTGCTCACCAATGCGCGCAACGCGATGAGTGAGATGCCCGCGGAGCGGCGGCTGCTGCACGTGCGGCTGGACGCGGAGGGGAGCACGGCGCGCATCCAGGTGGTGGACAGCGGCAAGGGAGTCGCACCGGAGCACCGCGAGCGGCTGTTCTCGCAAGGCTTCACCACGCGCGCGGATGGACAGGGCCTGGGGCTCCATTCGAGTGCGCTGGCGGCGAAGTCGCTGGGAGGGCGGCTCACGCTGGAGAGCGAAGGGCCGGGCCAGGGTGCCACGGCCACGCTGGAGCTCCCGCTCGCGTAG
- a CDS encoding endonuclease/exonuclease/phosphatase family protein, which translates to MSLWSPATRKAYLQRTAPKSSARTEPPQKPAARPATPQKPAAQLRFQDSFTPAPRSGGGSSRKLDLNPSPIREGYSEPIRPSEVPPARQGGTGILTLNTANGAGEQYNDPKNREAQAELIRQSGASIIGFQEVDVGLERSEGVNTALDVVARFEPGFSVFTEKKMKPVDIHHEPVSLPAIREGHDGTTLYQTEEGTLVTGESFSGDDRGGLGTSSTESTYGNAIYVAAPQQVTEAYTVALPSYFNVEGDGQPGSIVQGASPEELAALADGQLTPEERDRLGADNERLRDLPNAGNLVSSEPRSALVTRVRNPDGTEQTIINVHVAVEPEALRDAQLAYIAQLAAAESKGPPAREVVVMGDFNSYSDQVAEHFEAVGLEQVVGGPSEDGANIDQIWTTAGVNTRNSAQVETEVSFDPNPDNQNTTERETRDTTDHDYAGYTEIF; encoded by the coding sequence ATGAGCCTCTGGAGCCCCGCCACCCGTAAGGCCTACCTGCAGCGCACCGCGCCCAAGTCGTCCGCCCGCACGGAGCCGCCCCAGAAGCCCGCCGCCAGACCGGCCACCCCCCAGAAGCCCGCCGCGCAGCTCCGGTTCCAGGACTCCTTCACTCCGGCGCCACGTTCCGGAGGCGGCTCCAGCCGGAAGCTCGACCTCAACCCCTCGCCCATCCGCGAGGGCTACTCCGAGCCCATCCGCCCCTCGGAGGTGCCACCGGCGAGGCAGGGCGGCACCGGCATCCTCACGCTCAACACCGCCAATGGCGCGGGCGAGCAGTACAACGACCCGAAGAATCGCGAGGCCCAGGCCGAGCTCATCCGGCAGTCGGGTGCCTCCATCATCGGGTTCCAGGAGGTGGACGTGGGCCTCGAGCGCAGTGAGGGCGTGAATACCGCGCTCGATGTCGTCGCCCGGTTCGAGCCTGGCTTCAGTGTCTTCACGGAGAAGAAGATGAAGCCGGTGGACATCCATCATGAGCCGGTTTCGCTCCCCGCCATCCGCGAGGGCCATGACGGCACCACCCTCTACCAGACGGAGGAAGGCACCCTCGTCACTGGCGAGTCCTTCTCTGGCGATGACCGGGGCGGCCTGGGCACCTCCAGCACGGAGTCGACCTATGGCAACGCCATCTACGTGGCCGCGCCCCAGCAGGTCACGGAGGCGTACACCGTGGCGCTGCCGTCCTACTTCAACGTCGAGGGGGACGGCCAGCCGGGCTCCATCGTCCAGGGGGCCTCGCCCGAGGAGCTCGCGGCCCTGGCCGACGGCCAGCTCACACCGGAGGAGCGCGACCGGCTGGGCGCCGACAACGAGCGTCTTCGCGACCTGCCGAACGCGGGGAACCTCGTGTCCTCCGAGCCGCGCAGTGCGCTCGTCACCCGCGTGAGGAACCCGGACGGCACCGAGCAGACGATCATCAACGTCCACGTGGCCGTCGAGCCCGAGGCGCTGCGGGACGCGCAGCTCGCGTACATCGCGCAGCTCGCCGCCGCCGAGAGCAAGGGCCCGCCGGCGCGCGAGGTGGTGGTGATGGGCGACTTCAACTCCTACTCCGACCAGGTCGCCGAGCACTTCGAGGCCGTGGGGCTGGAGCAGGTCGTGGGCGGCCCCAGCGAGGACGGGGCCAACATCGATCAGATCTGGACCACCGCTGGCGTCAACACCCGCAACAGCGCCCAGGTGGAGACGGAGGTCTCCTTCGATCCGAACCCGGACAACCAGAACACGACGGAGCGGGAGACCCGCGACACCACCGACCACGACTACGCGGGCTACACCGAGATTTTCTGA
- a CDS encoding PQQ-dependent sugar dehydrogenase, with product MKMALGLWLLLVTLPLGARAQTGGYTSTGTCDGLPRIDVSTPQGVCVGVVADGFRFPRTVTPLADGSLIVVDMGGWVPRRGSVWRLAPHASSKTYVKRQLLDRLDRPHGAAIGPDGLLYIGELSRVFRFNPDAADPAATVETVVAGLPTTGRHPLTALLFDTQGYLYVNRGSASDNCEPTAGYRRANGRLCPEAQGSSARGVIRRYALTGPNRTATRWSNYAVGLRNSMALAVHPKSGLLLQGENSRDSIRRVDPRLNDRTEPREELNILSPWQDYGWPYCYNDNKPSPEFKDFDCSRMRKPALLMPAHVAPLGMTYYFGGMFPPWYKGKLLVTWHGYRDFGQKLVAIATDAAGRPVGEPLEVIKGWHKKGSQPMGAPVGVAVSRDGSIFLAEDKNGTVLRLYFDPRQGDGIPTPGLSVNPIGDPGQEARCQALATRDDAFSRIQRDIIDPLCTNCHGAAGGNAGNLRLARCDDIGNAQRLLAPRPGAAPFVIPRNLKSELYLRLQGTTPGLPPMPAGGLNPEQLNDVAGWINQGAPVPASQASSDGRPMATQGPP from the coding sequence ATGAAGATGGCACTCGGTCTCTGGCTGCTGCTCGTCACCCTGCCCCTCGGGGCCAGGGCGCAGACGGGCGGATACACCTCCACTGGCACCTGCGACGGGCTGCCCCGCATCGATGTCTCCACCCCCCAGGGTGTCTGCGTGGGCGTCGTCGCCGATGGGTTCCGGTTCCCCCGCACGGTGACGCCGCTCGCGGATGGCAGCCTCATCGTCGTGGACATGGGCGGCTGGGTGCCCAGGCGGGGCTCCGTCTGGCGGCTGGCTCCGCACGCCTCCTCGAAGACCTATGTGAAGCGTCAGCTGCTCGACAGGTTGGACCGCCCCCACGGCGCGGCCATCGGCCCCGATGGGCTGCTGTACATCGGGGAGCTCTCCCGTGTGTTCCGCTTCAACCCCGACGCGGCCGACCCCGCCGCCACCGTGGAGACCGTCGTCGCGGGCCTCCCCACCACCGGGCGCCATCCCCTCACGGCCCTCCTCTTCGACACGCAGGGCTACCTGTATGTCAATCGCGGCTCCGCCTCGGACAACTGCGAGCCCACCGCGGGCTACCGTCGCGCCAACGGCCGCCTCTGCCCCGAGGCGCAAGGCTCCTCCGCTCGCGGCGTCATCCGGCGCTACGCCCTCACCGGCCCCAACCGCACCGCCACCCGGTGGAGCAACTACGCCGTCGGCCTGCGCAACTCGATGGCCCTCGCCGTCCACCCGAAGTCCGGCCTGCTCCTCCAGGGGGAGAACTCCCGCGACTCCATCCGCCGGGTGGACCCGCGCCTCAATGACCGCACCGAGCCCCGCGAGGAGCTGAACATCCTCTCCCCGTGGCAGGACTACGGGTGGCCCTACTGCTACAACGACAACAAGCCCAGCCCGGAGTTCAAGGACTTCGACTGCTCACGCATGCGCAAGCCCGCGCTGCTCATGCCCGCCCACGTCGCCCCGCTGGGCATGACGTACTACTTCGGCGGCATGTTCCCCCCCTGGTACAAGGGCAAGCTGCTCGTCACCTGGCACGGGTACCGGGACTTCGGGCAGAAGCTCGTCGCCATTGCCACCGACGCCGCCGGCAGGCCCGTGGGCGAGCCCCTTGAGGTCATCAAGGGGTGGCACAAGAAGGGCTCCCAGCCCATGGGCGCTCCCGTGGGGGTGGCCGTGAGCCGGGACGGCTCCATCTTCCTCGCCGAGGACAAGAATGGCACCGTGCTGCGCCTGTACTTCGACCCCAGGCAGGGCGACGGCATCCCCACCCCGGGCCTGTCCGTCAACCCCATCGGCGACCCCGGGCAGGAGGCGCGCTGCCAGGCGCTCGCCACGCGCGACGATGCGTTCTCCCGCATCCAACGCGACATCATCGACCCGCTCTGCACGAACTGCCACGGGGCCGCCGGAGGCAACGCCGGCAACCTCCGGCTCGCGCGCTGCGATGACATCGGCAACGCGCAGCGGCTGCTGGCCCCCCGCCCCGGGGCCGCCCCCTTCGTCATCCCCAGGAACCTGAAGAGCGAGCTGTACCTGCGCCTCCAGGGCACTACGCCGGGGCTGCCCCCCATGCCCGCCGGGGGATTGAACCCCGAGCAACTCAACGACGTGGCGGGGTGGATCAACCAGGGCGCGCCCGTCCCCGCCTCCCAGGCCTCCAGTGACGGCCGGCCCATGGCCACCCAGGGCCCGCCGTGA
- a CDS encoding O-antigen ligase family protein, protein MFATLLGVLPSAWLGTERFTCPKNVLFHAAALATAVACLAWGRRWTLDAVDLSLGVFAGLSLLSALAVAANPWLTLVSTGVTLSGSMLFLCTRPLAENGRREAILLAVVLVAGLLALTVLLEAYGPLKGLSTRRAPGGTLGHRNRAAHLLVLSLPVTWLCLTRARRRPMLAVLLACAMLTGAAVTLTRSRAAWLALLVLGLGMGVAWGLAWHAADATRRRRTAGFIVALLGGVGVALVMPNTLEWRGSYGDSLRRIGEYEAGSGQGRLVQYGNTLRMIVDAPLLGVGPGNWPVHYPRYTTRGDPSYNVDAVVPVGSVPQSDWMGFLAERGLPAMLALALVAGLLLAESWKRARNEAGPEWGSEALALTAVLAGLLVMGGVDTVLLTTEGMFFVAVMVGALARAQREQVVIVPGVARRRAAMVLVVLLTGGPLVYGAVRGWARHLVFLEPQTAERLERASRLDPGGSEARLFLGSMKARAGQCEEARAILREARNLFPYSEAPLKIWSQCARSRRDLAREAPLPVQ, encoded by the coding sequence TTGTTCGCCACGCTCCTGGGGGTGCTGCCCAGCGCGTGGCTCGGGACGGAGCGGTTCACGTGTCCGAAAAACGTGCTCTTCCATGCGGCCGCGCTGGCAACGGCGGTGGCGTGTCTGGCCTGGGGGCGGCGCTGGACGCTGGATGCGGTCGACCTGTCGCTGGGCGTCTTCGCCGGACTGAGTCTGCTGTCCGCACTCGCCGTGGCGGCCAATCCCTGGCTGACCCTGGTTTCGACAGGAGTGACGCTCTCGGGGAGCATGCTTTTCCTGTGTACGCGCCCCCTGGCGGAGAACGGACGCCGGGAGGCGATTCTCCTCGCGGTGGTGCTCGTGGCCGGGCTGCTCGCGCTCACCGTTCTGCTGGAGGCCTACGGCCCGTTGAAGGGGTTGTCGACGAGACGCGCTCCGGGCGGGACGCTCGGCCACCGTAACCGCGCGGCGCACCTGCTCGTGCTCTCGCTTCCGGTCACCTGGCTCTGTCTGACCCGAGCGCGGCGCCGTCCGATGCTCGCCGTACTGCTCGCCTGCGCGATGTTGACGGGCGCGGCCGTGACCCTCACGCGTTCCCGGGCCGCGTGGTTGGCTCTCCTCGTTCTCGGACTGGGAATGGGGGTGGCCTGGGGTCTTGCCTGGCACGCGGCAGACGCAACGCGGAGGCGGCGCACGGCGGGCTTCATCGTGGCGCTGCTGGGAGGCGTGGGCGTGGCGCTCGTCATGCCAAACACCCTGGAATGGCGTGGTTCCTACGGGGATTCGCTCCGTCGCATTGGCGAGTACGAGGCGGGCTCGGGGCAGGGGCGGTTGGTGCAGTATGGGAACACGCTGCGCATGATCGTGGATGCGCCACTGCTGGGCGTGGGGCCGGGAAACTGGCCCGTGCACTATCCCCGTTACACCACGCGAGGGGACCCCTCGTATAATGTAGACGCGGTCGTGCCGGTGGGCTCGGTGCCGCAGTCGGACTGGATGGGGTTTCTGGCCGAGCGCGGCCTTCCCGCCATGTTGGCGCTCGCCCTCGTCGCGGGGCTCCTGCTCGCGGAGAGCTGGAAGCGTGCACGCAACGAAGCGGGTCCGGAGTGGGGGTCCGAGGCGCTGGCGCTGACGGCGGTGTTGGCCGGGCTGCTCGTGATGGGCGGGGTGGACACGGTGCTGCTGACGACGGAGGGCATGTTCTTCGTGGCCGTGATGGTGGGAGCACTGGCGCGTGCTCAGCGGGAGCAGGTGGTGATCGTCCCGGGCGTGGCGAGGCGGCGGGCGGCGATGGTCCTGGTGGTGCTGCTGACGGGAGGGCCCCTCGTCTACGGCGCGGTGCGGGGGTGGGCCCGGCATCTGGTCTTCCTCGAGCCGCAGACGGCCGAGCGGCTTGAACGCGCGTCACGCCTCGATCCGGGGGGCTCCGAGGCTCGATTGTTCCTGGGGAGCATGAAGGCCCGGGCTGGCCAGTGCGAGGAGGCACGGGCCATCCTCCGGGAAGCCCGCAACCTGTTTCCCTATTCCGAGGCACCCCTGAAGATCTGGTCGCAGTGTGCACGGAGCCGCCGGGACCTGGCTCGGGAGGCCCCGCTACCCGTTCAATGA
- a CDS encoding S9 family peptidase, producing the protein MKLGLGKALESVSLVRVSPEADYQWSPDGGRIAYIPLESESSIHQLEVGSSRAPESLAQLPDGSVVRELSWSADGQSLLYSAREPHERFFSLRRLELKTRRSSLVARSSNDLRHPVWLKDQQHFLYEANEGGISQLWIASADGQAPQLLGQPDESHRILGLSDTGDQVYTSRSRLEFPPDLVAVSLSSKELSVVAASPRQATGIRPRLMTVTSDDGLQVPVILWGDKLAGPDAKPRAIINVHGGPHLQELPVWDARTQYLLRQGMIVASVNYRGSRGYGADFEKHEDTAGQARDLIAVQRYLAEELGVPAENTSLLASSSGTRVAVQAAFLKPEGFGRLVLTSTVPLVPGTCPGESGSRRVLAFHGLNDNALSPSVARGALERCFGERPFGAGATQFEVFEDEGHQFHRSRTWARILSSLNG; encoded by the coding sequence GTGAAGCTGGGGCTGGGGAAGGCGTTGGAGAGCGTTTCGCTTGTCAGGGTTTCACCCGAAGCGGACTATCAGTGGTCCCCGGATGGAGGCAGGATCGCCTACATCCCCTTGGAGAGCGAGAGCAGTATTCACCAGCTCGAGGTGGGCTCCTCCAGAGCACCTGAGTCCCTGGCCCAGCTGCCGGACGGGAGCGTGGTGCGGGAGCTCTCGTGGTCCGCCGATGGGCAGTCGCTCTTGTATTCCGCTCGTGAACCCCATGAGCGGTTCTTCAGCCTGAGACGCCTGGAGCTCAAAACGCGACGCTCCAGCCTGGTGGCGCGGAGTTCCAATGATTTGCGTCATCCTGTCTGGCTGAAGGATCAGCAGCACTTCTTGTATGAAGCCAATGAAGGCGGAATCAGCCAACTCTGGATCGCCTCCGCGGATGGCCAGGCCCCTCAGCTCCTCGGGCAGCCCGACGAGAGCCACCGCATCCTGGGTTTGTCCGACACGGGCGACCAGGTCTACACCAGCAGAAGCCGCTTGGAGTTCCCTCCCGATCTCGTCGCGGTGTCCCTCTCCTCCAAGGAGCTCAGCGTCGTCGCGGCCTCACCCCGGCAAGCCACGGGAATCCGTCCGCGGCTGATGACGGTGACCTCTGATGATGGTCTTCAAGTCCCCGTCATCCTCTGGGGCGACAAGCTCGCGGGGCCCGATGCAAAGCCACGTGCCATCATCAACGTTCACGGAGGCCCTCATCTGCAGGAGTTGCCCGTATGGGACGCTCGAACCCAGTACCTGCTTCGTCAGGGCATGATCGTGGCCTCGGTGAACTATCGAGGCTCCAGAGGATATGGAGCTGACTTCGAAAAACACGAGGACACAGCCGGGCAGGCACGAGACCTCATCGCTGTTCAACGGTACCTGGCGGAGGAGCTGGGAGTGCCTGCTGAGAACACGTCGCTGCTTGCCTCGAGCTCAGGCACTCGCGTCGCGGTTCAGGCCGCCTTCCTGAAGCCAGAGGGCTTTGGACGCCTCGTCTTGACTTCGACGGTTCCGTTGGTGCCCGGAACGTGTCCGGGGGAGTCCGGCTCGAGGCGCGTTCTGGCCTTCCATGGACTGAACGACAATGCCTTGAGCCCTTCCGTGGCACGGGGTGCGCTGGAGCGTTGTTTCGGAGAGAGGCCCTTCGGCGCTGGCGCCACTCAATTCGAGGTCTTCGAGGATGAAGGTCATCAATTTCATCGAAGCCGGACGTGGGCCAGGATCTTGTCTTCATTGAACGGGTAG